In a single window of the Heliangelus exortis chromosome 1, bHelExo1.hap1, whole genome shotgun sequence genome:
- the RP2 gene encoding protein XRP2 → MGCFFSRRSKPAQGEQQAASAGGSGKDAAASEEKAPQYSWDQRAKIDPKDYTFSGLKDETVGRLPGKVAGQQFIIQDCENCNIYIFDHSATITIDDCVNCRIFLGPIKGSVFFRDCKDCKCIVACQQFRTRDCKKLEVFLCCATQPIIESSTGMKFGCFQYYYPELALQFKDAGLSIFNNTWSNIHDFTPVSGENNWGLLPENAVVQDYVPLPSSEELKAVRISTDATRSIIPVTRGWRQKSSDESCLAVFFAGDYTTANARKLIDEMTGKGFQLVQTKEVLMKAEDARRVFQQCASEFIPLLEKGPVVALEFNGDGAVEGCQSIVNEVFSGTKVFVSESKASASQDVDNFYNFADMQMGM, encoded by the exons ATGGGCTGCTTCTTCTCCCGCCGCAGCAAGCCGGCTCAGGGCGAGCAGCAGGCGGCATCGGCGGGGGGAAGCGGCAAAGACGCGGCGGCCAGCGAGGAGAAGGCGCCGCAGTACAGCTGGGACCAGCGAGCCAAG attGACCCCAAAGATTACACTTTTTCCGGACTTAAAGACGAAACTGTGGGTCGATTGCCTGGCAAAGTAGCAGGGCAACAATTCATCATTCAAGACTGTGAGAACTGTAATATCTACATATTTGACCATTCTGCTACAATCACAATTGATGACTGTGTAAACTGCAGAATCTTTTTAGGACCAATAAAAGGCAGCGTGTTCTTCCGTGACTGCAAAGACTGCAAGTGCATAGTGGCCTGCCAACAGTTTCGCACTCGGGACTGCAAAAAGCTGGAGGTTTTCTTGTGCTGTGCCACCCAGCCCATTATCGAGTCCTCCACGGGTATGAAATTTGGATGTTTCCAATACTACTATCCTGAGCTCGCTTTGCAGTTTAAAGATGCTGGGCTGAGTATCTTCAACAACACATGGAGCAATATCCATGACTTTACCCCCGTGTCAGGAGAAAACAACTGGGGCCTTTTGCCTGAGAATGCTGTAGTCCAAGATTATgttcctctgcccagctccGAGGAGCTGAAAGCTGTCAGAATTTCTACCGATGCTACAAGGAGCATAATACCAGTAACTCGAGGGTGGAGACAGAAAAGCAGTGATGAATCGTGTTTGGCTGTGTTTTTTGCTGGTGACTACACAACTGCAAATGCCAGGAAGTTAATTGATGAG ATGACTGGCAAAGGCTTTCAGCTGGTACAGACTAAAGAAGTCCTAATGAAGGCAGAGGATGCTCGTAGAGTTTTCCAGCAGTGTGCATCAGAATTCATTCCACTGCTTGAAAAAG GTCCAGTGGTTGCTTTGGAGTTCAACGGAGATGGTGCTGTGGAAGGATGTCAAAGCATTGTAAATGAGGTTTTTAGTGGGACAAAG GTTTTTGTATCAGAGAGCAAGGCATCAGCATCTCAAGATGTAGACAATTTCTACAACTTTGCTGATATGCAGATGGGAATGTGA